A portion of the Anoxybacillus gonensis genome contains these proteins:
- the tenA gene encoding thiaminase II has protein sequence MLFSEQLRKAVDPIWEASFHHPFVKQLGEGTLDLRCFRYYVLQDSYYLTHFAKVQALGGAMADDLQTTASMANHAQNTYEAELLLHETFMKELGITEEEKASFVPAPTAYAYTSHMYRAAFAGHFGDVLAAILPCYWLYYEIGERLKRCKPNHPIYAKWIEAYGSDWFRQLVEQQIARLNDIAKTVSEKDLERMKQHFWISSQYEYLFWDMAYKLERWPMEEEDVYANERA, from the coding sequence ATGTTGTTTTCAGAACAGTTGCGCAAAGCTGTCGATCCGATTTGGGAAGCGAGTTTTCATCATCCGTTTGTCAAACAACTAGGAGAAGGGACGCTAGATTTACGTTGTTTTCGGTATTATGTATTACAAGATTCATATTATTTGACACACTTCGCGAAAGTGCAAGCGCTTGGCGGGGCGATGGCTGACGATTTACAAACGACTGCAAGCATGGCGAATCATGCGCAAAATACGTATGAAGCTGAGCTTCTTTTACATGAAACGTTTATGAAAGAGCTCGGCATTACAGAAGAAGAAAAGGCGTCATTTGTTCCTGCACCAACCGCGTATGCATACACGTCACATATGTATCGGGCAGCGTTTGCAGGACACTTCGGTGATGTATTAGCGGCCATTTTACCGTGCTATTGGTTATATTACGAAATTGGCGAGAGGTTAAAGCGTTGTAAGCCGAATCATCCGATTTATGCGAAATGGATTGAAGCGTACGGCTCCGATTGGTTTAGACAGCTTGTCGAACAACAAATTGCGCGCTTAAACGACATAGCGAAAACAGTAAGTGAAAAAGATTTAGAGCGAATGAAGCAACACTTTTGGATCAGCAGTCAGTATGAATATTTATTTTGGGATATGGCGTACAAATTAGAACGTTGGCCAATGGAAGAGGAGGATGTTTATGCAAACGAAAGGGCTTAA
- a CDS encoding ECF transporter S component: MFMQTKGLKLTDVLTTVVVAIVFGIVYKVWGPLYYAVKPLGLHLDQLIYGMWFIAATVAYLLIRKPGVALLAEVAAASGEFLAGSEWGLEVLFYGFVQGLLAELVFAAFRYKRFDVAVVSLAAVGSTIASLVLDFYKGYIDQLAWWNLTLFIGARFVGAIIIAGVFAYSLVKALEATGVTQLLRPTTKEDYDSLDQ; this comes from the coding sequence ATGTTTATGCAAACGAAAGGGCTTAAATTAACAGACGTATTAACGACCGTTGTTGTAGCGATTGTGTTTGGGATTGTGTATAAAGTGTGGGGACCGCTTTACTATGCGGTCAAACCGCTTGGACTTCATCTCGATCAACTCATTTATGGCATGTGGTTTATTGCTGCGACAGTGGCATATTTGTTGATTCGTAAGCCAGGAGTGGCGTTGCTTGCGGAAGTCGCTGCTGCCTCAGGGGAGTTTTTAGCTGGATCTGAGTGGGGACTAGAAGTGTTATTTTACGGTTTTGTGCAAGGATTGCTGGCTGAGCTTGTTTTCGCTGCTTTCCGTTATAAACGTTTCGACGTGGCGGTTGTGTCGCTTGCTGCCGTCGGTTCAACAATCGCTTCATTAGTGCTTGATTTTTACAAAGGATATATCGATCAATTAGCGTGGTGGAATTTAACATTATTTATCGGTGCGCGTTTCGTTGGAGCGATCATCATTGCTGGGGTATTTGCCTATTCGCTTGTCAAAGCGCTCGAAGCGACAGGTGTGACGCAACTGTTGCGCCCGACGACAAAAGAAGATTACGACTCGCTTGATCAATAG
- a CDS encoding ABC transporter ATP-binding protein produces the protein MTSLIHIEQLRLKFPGAEKRLFTDVSLSIKKGEKVLLLGPSGCGKSTLLQVMAGIIPRSIDVPMKAKALHIPKQVGYVFQDPDAQFCMPYVDEEIAFVLENLGVPRAEMKEKIERVLQRVHLRLPHVHVPIQTLSGGMKQRLAIASVLALDPHVLFLDEPTALLDEEGTKAVWETLKEVADDRTVVIVEHKIDHILDFVERIILFNACGEIIADGPTDHIFSTYRSFIAEQGIWYPQVWETYEKPKTAQQPYHESDVLLHVQSLRGFRQKEEKIAVDDVVIRAGEWIAITGENGAGKSTLLQSFMKLIRTEGDMYWQGEVVKNDGVLYDHIAFVFQNPEFQFVTNRVDDELAYCLRLEQRPEYEIEEEVERLLRRFHLSAQRHLHPYQLSMGQKRRLSVAASVTDRHRILLLDEPTFGQDAKNTFALLEWLEAYRQQGKAIVMVTHDERIVSQFATRRWVIEKGKLVADETIVPRTVVRGGI, from the coding sequence GTGACATCGTTGATACACATTGAGCAATTGCGGTTAAAGTTTCCGGGGGCGGAAAAACGGTTATTTACCGATGTATCGCTTTCGATTAAAAAAGGAGAAAAAGTGTTGCTTTTAGGTCCATCAGGGTGTGGAAAATCGACGTTATTACAAGTGATGGCAGGCATTATTCCGCGCTCGATCGATGTGCCGATGAAAGCAAAAGCGCTTCACATTCCAAAGCAAGTCGGCTATGTGTTTCAAGATCCGGATGCGCAGTTTTGCATGCCATACGTCGATGAAGAAATTGCGTTTGTTCTTGAGAATCTCGGTGTGCCACGTGCGGAGATGAAAGAAAAAATCGAGCGTGTTCTTCAACGCGTGCACCTTCGTCTTCCGCACGTTCACGTGCCGATTCAAACGTTATCGGGAGGAATGAAACAGCGGTTAGCGATTGCCTCTGTCTTGGCGCTTGACCCGCATGTGTTATTTTTAGATGAGCCGACAGCGCTTCTCGATGAAGAAGGAACAAAAGCCGTATGGGAAACGTTAAAAGAAGTAGCGGACGACCGAACAGTTGTTATTGTTGAGCATAAAATTGATCATATTCTCGATTTTGTTGAGCGCATCATTTTGTTTAACGCATGTGGTGAAATCATTGCTGATGGCCCAACGGACCATATATTTTCGACGTATCGTTCGTTTATTGCCGAACAAGGCATTTGGTATCCACAAGTGTGGGAGACGTATGAAAAGCCAAAAACAGCGCAGCAGCCGTATCATGAGTCAGACGTGCTTTTACATGTACAGTCGCTCCGCGGTTTTCGACAAAAAGAAGAAAAAATCGCAGTCGATGATGTCGTCATTCGTGCAGGTGAATGGATTGCGATTACAGGGGAAAATGGCGCAGGAAAAAGTACGTTGCTGCAAAGCTTCATGAAGTTAATTCGAACAGAAGGCGATATGTATTGGCAAGGAGAGGTAGTAAAAAATGATGGGGTATTATACGATCACATCGCTTTTGTATTTCAAAACCCAGAGTTTCAATTTGTTACAAATCGTGTAGATGATGAGCTCGCTTATTGTTTACGTCTTGAACAACGCCCGGAATATGAAATAGAAGAGGAAGTAGAGAGGTTGCTTAGGCGTTTTCATTTAAGTGCGCAACGGCATTTGCATCCGTACCAATTGTCGATGGGGCAAAAGCGGCGGTTAAGTGTTGCCGCCTCAGTGACGGATCGCCATCGCATATTGCTTCTTGATGAACCGACGTTCGGGCAAGATGCAAAAAATACGTTTGCGTTGCTCGAATGGCTTGAAGCGTATCGGCAACAAGGAAAGGCGATTGTCATGGTGACGCACGATGAGCGCATCGTGTCTCAATTTGCGACGAGACGATGGGTCATTGAAAAAGGAAAGCTTGTCGCCGATGAAACGATCGTGCCGCGGACGGTTGTGCGAGGTGGGATATGA
- a CDS encoding energy-coupling factor transporter transmembrane component T family protein has translation MRWSIEHKETWLHQTNPTVKLLLFLPMFIVIVFVHNPNVLINWTIGFTALFMLFSGYRMKHVLLFFVPFFFIFISTSSSMILFGKGETTWFRFGLIHVTEESFYRGVHLGFRTLLFAIFGLMFALTTKPVFLFYSLMQQAKLKPKYAYSFLAAIRLLPMMVEEFQTVHQALKVRRAAKAKGFRGKLELMKRYAIPLLSQSIRRAQRIAVAMEAKGFTNERARTFYYELTLGKYDVYLFVVICAIVAVGYYVAHAFPYVAIKDVR, from the coding sequence ATGAGATGGAGCATCGAACATAAAGAGACATGGTTGCATCAAACGAACCCAACCGTAAAATTATTGTTATTTTTGCCGATGTTTATCGTTATTGTTTTTGTCCATAACCCGAACGTGCTCATCAATTGGACGATCGGCTTTACGGCGTTATTTATGTTGTTTAGCGGTTATCGAATGAAGCATGTGCTTTTGTTTTTCGTTCCGTTTTTCTTCATTTTCATTTCTACGTCGTCTTCCATGATTTTATTTGGAAAGGGAGAGACGACGTGGTTTCGCTTCGGTCTTATTCATGTGACGGAAGAAAGCTTTTATCGCGGCGTTCATCTCGGATTTCGCACGCTTTTGTTTGCGATTTTCGGATTAATGTTTGCGCTTACGACAAAGCCGGTGTTTTTATTTTATTCACTGATGCAACAAGCGAAATTGAAACCAAAATATGCGTATAGTTTTTTAGCAGCCATACGTTTATTGCCAATGATGGTAGAAGAGTTTCAAACGGTGCATCAAGCATTAAAAGTACGTCGAGCGGCTAAAGCGAAAGGGTTTCGCGGGAAGCTTGAACTGATGAAACGATACGCGATTCCGCTTTTATCACAAAGCATTCGCCGCGCTCAACGCATTGCCGTAGCGATGGAAGCGAAAGGATTTACAAATGAACGAGCGAGAACGTTTTATTATGAACTGACGCTCGGAAAATATGACGTCTATTTATTTGTTGTCATATGCGCCATTGTTGCGGTCGGATATTACGTTGCTCATGCGTTTCCATACGTTGCCATTAAGGATGTGCGTTAA
- the tenI gene encoding thiazole tautomerase TenI, translating into MKELHLISTGKQSIETFVHISSFVHAYADFIHIREKHRSAKEIGIIVEQLLEANVPAQKIVINDRVDVAVVYGVGGVQLAHHSLSPKQIKGKFPFLRVGCSVHTFEEAKRAEKEGADYVIFGHIYETNCKEGRKPRGLSSLRQLTSHVRIPVVAIGGVKPFHVRDVFMTGVKGIAVMSTVFEADNPLHMVQRYRKQMGANTWTF; encoded by the coding sequence ATGAAAGAGCTTCATCTCATCTCGACGGGAAAGCAGTCCATTGAAACGTTTGTTCATATTTCGTCGTTCGTACATGCATATGCTGACTTTATTCATATTCGTGAAAAACATCGTTCGGCAAAAGAGATTGGGATAATTGTGGAACAGTTGCTTGAAGCAAATGTCCCAGCACAAAAAATAGTCATTAATGATCGGGTGGACGTCGCTGTCGTTTATGGCGTTGGCGGCGTTCAGCTCGCCCATCATAGCTTGTCTCCCAAACAAATAAAAGGGAAGTTTCCTTTTTTGCGCGTCGGTTGCTCCGTGCACACGTTTGAAGAAGCGAAACGGGCGGAAAAAGAAGGAGCGGACTACGTCATTTTCGGACATATATACGAAACGAATTGTAAAGAAGGACGAAAGCCGCGCGGGCTTTCATCGTTGCGTCAGTTGACAAGTCACGTACGCATTCCTGTCGTGGCCATTGGAGGCGTTAAACCTTTCCATGTTCGTGATGTGTTCATGACGGGAGTGAAAGGAATTGCCGTCATGTCGACGGTGTTTGAGGCGGATAATCCGCTACATATGGTTCAACGATATCGGAAACAAATGGGGGCGAATACATGGACGTTTTAA
- the thiO gene encoding glycine oxidase ThiO encodes MDVLIVGGGIIGSSIAFELAKRGASVVVIERGELAQEASSAAAGMLGAHSEFSTDHPLLPLALASQAAFPAVIAELRELTNIEVGWNEAGMLKLATTMEEYEKLTEHYEFWRRIQPQHVRWLTSKEVADIERNVRNEYGAMYTIDQQVNAKQLSVAFAHGAMAKGARVLPYTEVYDFIFERERVVGVKTTSGTLYAERIVIACGAWTPMLAEKLRLSLHMYPVKGECVSVTTETPLLQTTVFAKNGCYIVPKANNRLIIGASAIAHSFAKTVQTCSVQHLLARAMQIVPAIAHSTFEKAWAGIRPQTKDGMPYIGAHPQYENVFVVTGHYRNGILLSAITGTIVSDMLERKDVPFDMTPFSLTRKEEGHALHH; translated from the coding sequence ATGGACGTTTTAATTGTTGGGGGAGGCATTATCGGCAGTAGCATCGCTTTTGAGTTAGCGAAAAGAGGAGCATCAGTCGTTGTCATTGAACGGGGAGAGTTAGCGCAAGAAGCATCATCGGCAGCAGCTGGGATGCTCGGTGCGCATTCTGAGTTTTCGACAGACCACCCGCTCCTTCCGCTTGCTTTAGCGAGCCAAGCGGCATTTCCAGCCGTTATTGCCGAATTGCGAGAATTGACAAATATTGAAGTCGGATGGAATGAAGCAGGAATGTTAAAGTTGGCGACAACGATGGAAGAGTACGAAAAATTAACGGAACATTATGAATTTTGGAGGCGCATACAACCGCAACACGTCCGCTGGTTAACATCGAAAGAAGTGGCAGACATTGAACGAAATGTACGAAATGAATATGGTGCGATGTACACGATTGATCAACAAGTGAACGCGAAACAACTATCAGTCGCTTTTGCTCATGGAGCAATGGCGAAAGGAGCCCGTGTTTTACCGTATACGGAAGTGTACGATTTTATTTTCGAACGGGAACGTGTTGTAGGAGTGAAAACGACGAGCGGAACGTTATATGCTGAACGTATCGTCATCGCATGCGGTGCATGGACGCCAATGTTAGCTGAAAAGTTGCGGTTATCGCTACATATGTATCCGGTCAAAGGAGAATGTGTTTCGGTTACGACAGAAACACCGCTTTTACAAACGACTGTATTTGCGAAAAACGGCTGTTATATTGTGCCGAAAGCGAACAATCGCTTGATCATCGGGGCTAGCGCTATCGCGCATTCGTTTGCCAAAACGGTGCAAACATGTAGCGTACAGCATTTGCTAGCGCGTGCGATGCAAATCGTTCCGGCTATCGCTCATTCTACATTTGAAAAAGCGTGGGCAGGCATTCGGCCGCAAACAAAAGATGGCATGCCTTATATCGGAGCGCATCCACAATATGAGAACGTATTCGTTGTGACAGGGCATTATCGAAACGGCATTTTGTTAAGCGCCATCACAGGAACAATTGTAAGCGATATGCTTGAAAGAAAAGATGTGCCATTTGATATGACGCCGTTTTCGCTAACAAGAAAGGAGGAGGGGCATGCGTTGCATCATTAA
- the thiS gene encoding sulfur carrier protein ThiS, with protein sequence MRCIINGEMIDLPAHIRTVAQLLQHFRIHEKIAIVEINANIIMKEKYEHTAIADGDRIEIVHFVGGG encoded by the coding sequence ATGCGTTGCATCATTAACGGTGAGATGATTGACTTGCCAGCTCACATTCGTACTGTCGCTCAACTGTTACAACATTTTCGCATTCATGAAAAGATTGCGATCGTTGAAATCAATGCGAACATTATTATGAAAGAGAAATATGAGCATACAGCCATTGCGGACGGTGATCGCATTGAAATCGTTCATTTTGTAGGGGGAGGATAA
- a CDS encoding thiazole synthase: MLQIGPYTFQSRLLLGTGKFPNIDIQKEAVEASGAEILTFAVRRMNIFAPDQPNFLEKINITKYKLLPNTAGAKTAEEAVRIARLAKASGLCDMVKVEVIGCDQTLLPDPIETLKATEMLLEEGFIVLPYTSDDVVLAKRLQQLGCHAIMPGASPIGSGQGIMNPLNIQFIIEQATVPVIIDAGIGGPADAALAMELGADGVLLNTAVASAKDPVKMAKAMKLAIEAGRLGYEAGRIPKKKYATASSPSEGMSVI; encoded by the coding sequence ATGTTACAAATCGGTCCGTATACATTTCAATCTCGTTTATTGCTTGGGACAGGGAAATTTCCGAACATCGATATTCAAAAAGAAGCGGTTGAAGCGTCGGGGGCAGAAATTTTAACGTTTGCGGTGCGAAGAATGAACATTTTTGCACCCGATCAACCGAATTTTTTAGAAAAAATAAATATAACAAAATATAAACTGCTACCGAATACAGCCGGGGCGAAAACAGCGGAAGAAGCGGTGCGCATCGCCCGTTTAGCAAAAGCTTCTGGGCTTTGTGATATGGTGAAAGTAGAAGTGATTGGATGCGATCAAACGTTATTACCTGATCCGATCGAGACGTTGAAAGCAACAGAAATGTTATTAGAAGAAGGATTTATCGTTTTACCGTACACGTCAGATGATGTTGTGCTAGCGAAGCGACTGCAACAACTCGGTTGCCATGCGATCATGCCTGGCGCATCACCGATCGGTTCAGGACAAGGAATTATGAATCCGTTAAACATTCAATTCATTATTGAACAAGCTACTGTTCCTGTCATTATCGATGCAGGCATTGGCGGTCCAGCTGATGCGGCATTGGCAATGGAATTAGGTGCGGATGGAGTATTGTTAAATACAGCTGTTGCTTCTGCGAAAGATCCCGTAAAAATGGCGAAAGCGATGAAGCTTGCGATTGAAGCGGGGAGACTTGGGTATGAAGCGGGACGTATTCCGAAAAAGAAATATGCAACAGCGAGTAGCCCGAGCGAAGGGATGAGCGTCATCTAA
- a CDS encoding MoeB/ThiF family adenylyltransferase, with protein MDRYSRQQLFAPIGERGQQSIREKHVLLIGAGALGAANAETLVRAGIGKITIIDRDYVEWSNLQRQQLYTEEDATNRLPKAIAAAVHLRAINRDVVVEPIVADADARLLEHVVARERPHVMIDSTDNFDVRMIINDVSQKYDVPWIYGACVGSYGLSYVIVPNETPCLRCLLEEVPLGNATCDTAGIISPVVHMVVAHQTAEALKICVHAQVNRKLVSFDIWHGQYRMIDVHKLKKDDCPSCSEKRTYPALQYENETKFAVLCGRETVQIRPAHRGEREWTTLLSFLTKRGIQVEQNEYLFSFTIHRYRFVVFSDGRVFIHGTNDVQEAKRLYYQYLG; from the coding sequence ATGGACCGTTATTCACGCCAACAATTGTTTGCGCCAATTGGAGAAAGAGGGCAGCAATCCATTCGTGAAAAACATGTGCTCCTTATTGGCGCAGGAGCGCTTGGAGCGGCAAATGCAGAGACGCTTGTACGTGCAGGGATTGGGAAAATAACAATCATTGATCGCGATTATGTTGAATGGAGCAATTTGCAACGCCAACAGCTATATACGGAAGAAGATGCAACAAATCGATTGCCGAAAGCCATTGCTGCTGCTGTGCATTTGCGAGCCATCAATCGCGATGTGGTCGTTGAACCGATTGTAGCTGATGCGGACGCTCGCTTGCTTGAACATGTTGTTGCCCGTGAACGTCCCCACGTTATGATCGATAGTACGGATAATTTTGACGTGCGTATGATCATCAACGATGTGTCGCAAAAGTATGATGTGCCGTGGATTTATGGGGCGTGCGTAGGAAGTTACGGTTTAAGTTATGTGATCGTTCCGAATGAAACGCCATGTTTGCGTTGTTTACTTGAAGAAGTTCCGCTTGGCAACGCGACATGCGATACCGCTGGGATCATTAGTCCTGTCGTTCATATGGTTGTTGCGCATCAAACGGCTGAAGCGTTAAAAATATGCGTACATGCTCAAGTGAATCGGAAACTTGTTTCATTTGATATATGGCACGGACAATATCGCATGATCGATGTGCATAAGTTAAAAAAAGACGATTGTCCATCGTGTAGTGAAAAACGAACGTATCCAGCCCTTCAATATGAAAATGAAACGAAATTTGCGGTGTTGTGTGGGCGGGAAACTGTACAAATTCGTCCTGCACATCGAGGAGAGCGAGAGTGGACAACGCTTCTTTCATTTTTAACAAAACGTGGAATTCAAGTGGAACAAAACGAATACTTGTTTTCGTTTACGATTCATCGCTATCGCTTCGTTGTTTTTTCCGATGGGCGTGTATTCATTCATGGTACAAATGATGTTCAAGAAGCAAAGCGGCTATATTATCAATATTTGGGGTGA
- the thiD gene encoding bifunctional hydroxymethylpyrimidine kinase/phosphomethylpyrimidine kinase, translating into MVYKALTIAGSDSGGGAGIQADLKTFHQFHVFGMSAITAVTAQNTLGVQGIYPLPVEAVEKQMDSIAVDLSPDAIKTGMLFSEDMIECVAYKIKQHRWTRVVVDPVMVAKGGSRLLKQEAVEALQRYMLPLAYVLTPNIPEAEVLTNMRIETLEQRKEAAKKLHDMGVKYVVMKGGHGEGNELVDLLYDGEQFYEWKSKRVHTKHTHGTGCTFAAAITAQLAKEKTIYEAVDVAKRFIQAAIEQTLHIGGGHGPTNHWAFHE; encoded by the coding sequence ATGGTATATAAAGCGTTGACGATTGCTGGTTCAGATAGCGGCGGGGGAGCGGGTATTCAAGCGGATTTAAAAACGTTTCATCAATTCCATGTGTTTGGCATGTCAGCCATTACTGCAGTTACTGCGCAAAATACGCTCGGTGTACAAGGGATATATCCGCTCCCTGTTGAAGCGGTTGAAAAGCAAATGGATTCGATTGCCGTTGATTTGTCGCCAGATGCAATAAAAACAGGGATGTTATTTAGTGAAGATATGATTGAATGTGTTGCTTATAAAATAAAGCAACATCGGTGGACGCGAGTAGTCGTCGATCCGGTTATGGTCGCCAAAGGTGGTTCGCGGCTATTGAAACAAGAGGCAGTCGAAGCGCTGCAACGCTATATGTTGCCGCTCGCTTACGTGTTAACACCGAACATTCCGGAAGCGGAAGTGTTGACAAATATGCGAATTGAAACGTTAGAACAACGAAAAGAAGCAGCGAAAAAACTTCATGACATGGGTGTAAAGTATGTCGTTATGAAAGGTGGACACGGGGAAGGAAATGAACTTGTCGATCTTTTATACGATGGGGAACAATTTTACGAATGGAAAAGTAAACGCGTTCATACGAAACATACGCACGGTACAGGATGTACGTTTGCTGCCGCTATTACAGCACAACTTGCAAAAGAAAAAACAATATACGAAGCAGTAGATGTGGCAAAACGATTTATTCAAGCGGCGATTGAACAAACGCTGCACATTGGCGGCGGGCATGGGCCGACAAACCATTGGGCATTTCATGAATAA
- a CDS encoding hemolysin family protein, whose protein sequence is MGDLPLSLIFLLIALILLSAFFSASETAFSSVNKIRLKNYVDEKRRGSKKALYIAENFDEALSTILVGNNIVNIAAASISAKVATDLFGGSTGLVISTVGMTILILIFGEVLPKSLAKEHAESFSLLISDVLYMLIQLFTPVTALLVMLKKLVSKFVGHQADIPSVTEEEIKVMVNLSEEEGVIDNKEKELVHRSLDFNDILVGEIFTPRIDMVAVEVNQPVEEIRDIFLRERYSRVPVYEGDIDNVIGILSESDFFSQLVQGKEVNVRELLRTPLFVVESMRISTLLPELQKSKVHMAIVIDEFGGTSGLITLEDILEQIVGEIWDEHDEAVKTFQKINDYEYEFNAELPLDEFCDILGIDELESSSHTLGGWVFEMFERIPTVGESFEYESLTVTVRQVENRRIRKVLVRIREPIMENV, encoded by the coding sequence TTGGGAGATTTGCCTCTGAGTTTAATTTTTTTACTCATTGCTTTAATTTTATTATCCGCCTTTTTTTCAGCTTCAGAAACAGCGTTTTCGAGCGTCAATAAAATTCGCTTAAAAAACTATGTCGATGAAAAGCGACGTGGCAGTAAAAAAGCACTATATATTGCAGAAAACTTCGATGAAGCCCTCTCTACCATTTTAGTTGGGAATAATATCGTGAACATTGCCGCAGCGTCCATTTCTGCCAAAGTGGCGACAGATTTGTTTGGTGGCAGTACAGGTCTTGTCATTAGCACCGTTGGCATGACGATTTTAATTTTAATTTTTGGTGAAGTATTGCCGAAGTCATTGGCGAAAGAACATGCGGAGTCGTTTTCACTTCTTATTTCCGATGTACTATATATGCTTATTCAACTATTTACTCCCGTTACAGCATTGCTCGTCATGTTAAAAAAACTTGTATCGAAATTCGTTGGCCATCAAGCAGATATTCCTTCTGTAACAGAAGAAGAAATTAAAGTCATGGTCAATTTAAGTGAGGAAGAGGGAGTGATTGATAATAAAGAGAAAGAGCTCGTCCATCGTTCGCTCGATTTTAATGATATTTTAGTTGGTGAAATTTTTACCCCCCGTATCGATATGGTTGCAGTAGAAGTGAATCAGCCCGTTGAAGAAATTCGCGACATTTTTTTACGTGAACGATATTCGCGCGTGCCGGTATATGAAGGAGATATTGATAACGTCATCGGCATTTTATCGGAAAGCGACTTTTTTAGTCAACTCGTACAAGGGAAAGAAGTCAACGTTCGCGAGTTGTTGCGTACGCCGCTATTTGTTGTTGAATCGATGCGCATCTCTACATTGTTGCCTGAATTGCAAAAAAGTAAAGTACATATGGCGATCGTTATCGATGAGTTTGGCGGCACATCGGGATTGATTACGTTAGAAGATATTTTAGAACAAATTGTCGGCGAAATATGGGATGAACATGATGAAGCGGTGAAAACGTTCCAAAAAATTAACGATTACGAATATGAATTTAATGCCGAATTACCGCTTGATGAGTTTTGTGACATTTTAGGAATTGATGAATTAGAAAGTTCTTCTCATACGCTTGGAGGGTGGGTGTTTGAAATGTTTGAACGCATCCCCACCGTTGGGGAATCGTTTGAATACGAATCATTAACCGTCACCGTTCGCCAAGTGGAAAACCGTCGTATTCGCAAAGTGCTCGTTCGCATTCGTGAACCGATTATGGAAAATGTGTAA
- a CDS encoding amino acid ABC transporter substrate-binding protein translates to MKKWLLMIALFVMGVLLTGCGQNEKENDLFAQIKEKGELKIGTEGTYPPFTFHDETGELTGFDVEIAKEVAKRLGVKPVFVETQWDAMFAGLDAKRFDMIANQVGIRPDRQEKYDFSDPYITSAAVLVVHKENQQLKSFDDLKGKKAAQSMTSNYADLARSYGAEVVGVEGFNQAIELLNSKRVDATINDKLSVLDFLKQKPDAPIQIVATHDDASQSGLMFRKGSDTLVEAVNKALKEMMEDGTYAKISEKWFGEDVSK, encoded by the coding sequence ATGAAAAAGTGGTTATTAATGATCGCATTGTTCGTAATGGGGGTATTGCTGACGGGTTGCGGTCAAAATGAAAAAGAAAACGACTTATTTGCTCAAATAAAAGAAAAAGGGGAATTAAAAATCGGAACGGAAGGAACATATCCGCCGTTTACGTTTCATGACGAAACAGGAGAGTTAACAGGATTTGACGTTGAAATTGCTAAAGAAGTAGCAAAACGTCTCGGTGTGAAACCTGTATTTGTAGAAACACAGTGGGATGCGATGTTTGCTGGCTTAGATGCAAAACGTTTTGATATGATTGCGAACCAAGTCGGTATTCGTCCAGATCGTCAAGAAAAATACGACTTTTCTGATCCGTATATTACGTCAGCAGCTGTTCTCGTCGTTCATAAAGAAAACCAACAGTTGAAATCGTTTGACGACCTAAAAGGGAAAAAAGCAGCACAATCGATGACGAGCAACTATGCTGATTTAGCTCGTTCATACGGGGCTGAAGTGGTAGGAGTAGAAGGATTTAATCAAGCGATTGAACTGTTAAATTCGAAACGAGTCGATGCAACGATTAACGATAAATTATCTGTCCTTGATTTTCTTAAACAAAAACCAGACGCTCCCATTCAAATTGTGGCTACACACGATGATGCTTCCCAAAGCGGACTTATGTTCCGAAAGGGGAGCGACACGCTTGTTGAAGCTGTAAACAAAGCGCTAAAAGAGATGATGGAAGACGGCACGTATGCAAAAATTTCAGAAAAGTGGTTTGGTGAAGATGTATCTAAGTAA